One Euphorbia lathyris chromosome 1, ddEupLath1.1, whole genome shotgun sequence DNA segment encodes these proteins:
- the LOC136225022 gene encoding uncharacterized protein: MRSVNNSVDTINAAATAIISAESRVQPPTAQKRRWKGCWSLYWCFGSHKNSKRIGHAVLVPEPEVSGAVIIPSTENQTHSTSVSVPFIAPPSSPASFLQSDPPSATHSPAGLLSLTSLSADSYSPGGPASIFAIGPYAHETQLVTPPVFSAFTTEPSTAPFTPPPESVQLTTPSSPEVPFAQLLTSSLERARRNSGFNQKFTLSHYEFQSYPMYPGSPGCQLISPGSVISNSGTSSPFPDRYPILEFRTGEAPKLLGFEHFTTRKWGSRLGSGSLTPDGVGLGSRLGSGSATPDGVGLGSRLASGSVTPDGVGLRSRLGSGSVTPDCLGPASRDGFVVENQISDVASLANSESGSKPDETIVDHRVSFELSGEEVARCLESKSMTPCRNFSVCPQDNMADDEIKSPKLLMKNENCLPTDEPPNETLEKPSGEMEEEQSYKKHRSATLGSIKEFNFDSKEIPDKPTISSEWWANETIAGKEVRHANNWTFFPLLQPEVS; the protein is encoded by the exons ATGAGAAGCGTCAATAACAGCGTCGACACTATCAACGCCGCTGCCACTGCTATCATCTCCGCCGAGTCTCGTGTTCAGCCTCCCACTGCTCAG AAAAGAAGATGGAAAGGCTGCTGGAGTCTGTACTGGTGTTTTGGTTCCCATAAAAATAGCAAGAGAATTGGCCATGCTGTTCTTGTTCCTGAACCAGAAGTATCAGGGGCTGTTATTATCCCTTCTACTGAAAATCAAACACACTCAACTTCTGTATCAGTTCCTTTTATTGCtcctccctcttctcctgcttCATTCCTCCAATCTGATCCCCCTTCTGCTACCCATTCACCTGCAGGATTGCTCTCTCTCACTTCTCTTTCTGCGGATTCTTACTCCCCAGGTGGACCTGCATCTATTTTTGCTATAGGTCCCTATGCACATGAAACCCAGTTAGTTACACCACCTGTGTTTTCTGCATTCACCACTGAACCATCCACTGCTCCTTTCACTCCACCTCCTGAATCTGTTCAGCTGACTACACCTTCCTCCCCTGAAGTGCCATTTGCTCAACTCCTAACGTCTTCTTTGGAGCGTGCTCGAAGAAACAGTGGGTTCAATCAAAAGTTTACGTTATCCCATTACGAATTCCAGTCTTATCCAATGTACCCAGGAAGCCCAGGTTGTCAACTCATTTCACCGGGTTCAGTCATCTCAAATTCAGGCACCTCCTCTCCTTTCCCTGATAGATACCCTATTCTTGAGTTTCGTACGGGAGAAGCTCCTAAGCTCTTGGGCTTTGAACATTTTACTACTCGTAAATGGGGCTCAAGACTAGGTTCTGGATCTTTGACACCAGATGGTGTGGGGCTAGGTTCAAGGCTTGGTTCGGGATCAGCGACTCCAGATGGTGTGGGGCTAGGTTCAAGGCTTGCTTCTGGATCAGTGACTCCAGATGGTGTGGGTTTGCGTTCAAGGCTTGGTTCAGGATCTGTCACACCTGATTGTTTGGGGCCTGCCTCTCGAGACGGGTTTGTTGTAGAAAACCAGATATCTGATGTTGCATCCCTTGCCAACTCAGAAAGTGGATCGAAGCCTGATGAAACCATAGTTGATCACAGAGTCTCATTTGAGTTGAGCGGTGAAGAGGTTGCTCGTTGTCTTGAAAGCAAGTCAATGACACCATGTAGAAATTTCTCAGTATGCCCGCAGGATAATATGGCAGATGACGAAATAAAAAGTCCGAAGCTGCTAATGAAGAACGAAAATTGTTTGCCTACCGACGAACCTCCCAATGAAACACTGGAGAAACCTTCAGgagaaatggaagaagaacaGAGCTATAAAAAACACCGTTCAGCTACTCTTGGATCAATCAAGGAGTTCAATTTCGATAGCAAAGAAATCCCCGATAAGCCTACTATAAGCTCGGAGTGGTGGGCTAATGAAACAATTGCTGGAAAGGAGGTTAGGCATGCCAACAACTGGACTTTCTTTCCATTGTTACAGCCAGAGGTCAGCTGA
- the LOC136225038 gene encoding silicon efflux transporter LSI2 → MALASTEKVVLGSIAFAMFWVLAVFPAIPFLPVGRTAGSLLGAMLMVLFRVLTPDQAYAAIDLPILGLLFGTMVVSVYLEKADMFKYLGKLLAWKSMGAKDLLCRICLISAISSALFTNDTSCVVLTEFVLKIARQHNLPPHPFLLALASSANIGSAATPIGNPQNLVIAVQSKISFGDFLIGIVPAMLLGIVVNIAILMCMYWKLLSYPQKDEEDATSEVVADEDVNSHRFSPATMSHTSLNSQELNSRLESMNIKGHIRNRTAVTENEINSAYESSRNSNASKEASIDEISQKKEDTSPSKRVESLSNVSAAEQAPVEKGLFSSKSKLMLWKSCVYLVTLGMLIALLMGLNMSWTAITAALALIVLDFKDARPCLEKVSYSLLVFFCGMFITVDGFNKTGIPSALWDYMEPHAQIDHTVGIAVLAVVILVLSNLASNVPTVLLLGGRVAASAAAISAADEKKAWLILAWVSTVAGNLSLLGSAANLIVCEQARRAPYLAYNLTFWKHLKFGLPSTLVVTALGLMLIR, encoded by the exons ATGGCTTTGGCATCAACAGAAAAGGTAGTTTTAGGTTCAATTGCCTTTGCAATGTTCTGGGTTTTAGCAGTTTTTCCTGCTATCCCTTTTCTACCAGTAGGGAGAACTGCAGGATCTCTACTTGGGGCTATGCTTATGGTCTTATTCCGGGTCCTTACTCCGGATCAAGCATATGCTGCAATTGATCTCCCAATCCTTGGCCTTCTCTTTGGAACTATGGTTGTAAGTGTTTATCTTGAGAAAGCTGATATGTTCAAGTACTTAGGCAAGTTGCTGGCATGGAAAAGCATGGGAGCCAAGGACTTGCTTTGTCGAATTTGCCTGATTTCGGCTATTTCGAGTGCTCTTTTTACCAATGATACTTCTTGTGTTGTTTTGACTGAATTTGTACTCAAAATTGCAAGGCAACATAATCTTCCTCCTCACCCTTTCCTACTTGCACTTGCATCTAGTGCAAATATAGGATCGGCTGCAACTCCAATAGGCAACCCTCAGAACCTTGTGATTGCTGTTCAGAGTAAAATTTCATTTGGGGATTTTCTTATTGGAATTGTTCCAGCTATGCTTTTGGGGATTGTTGTGAACATTGCTATTCTTATGTGTATGTATTGGAAGTTGCTGTCTTATCctcagaaagatgaagaagatgcaaCTTCAGAAGTTGTTGCAGATGAAGATGTCAATTCTCATCGGTTTTCGCCAGCTACTATGTCTCATACTTCGTTAAATTCGCAAGAATTGAACTCTAGGTTAGAGTCCATGAACATAAAAGGACACATTAGAAACAGAACAGCTGTGACGGAGAACGAAATCAACAGTGCATATGAATCTTCAAGGAATTCAAATGCATCAAAAGAGGCATCTATCGATGAAATTTCTCAGAAAAAGGAGGACACTTCTCCTTCCAAGAGGGTAGAATCACTGAGCAATGTGTCTGCTGCTGAACAAGCACCAGTAGAAAAGGGACTTTTCTCATCGAAATCGAAACTGATGTTGTGGAAATCATGTGTTTACCTTGTTACCTTAGGCATGTTGATTGCTTTGCTTATGGGTCTGAATATGTCATGGACAGCAATCACTGCTGCACTTGCTCTTATCGTTCTCGATTTCAAAGATGCTCGTCCTTGCCTCGAGAAG GTCTCATATTCACTTCTAGTTTTCTTCTGTGGAATGTTCATAACTGTTGATGGATTTAACAAAACTGGAATTCCAAGTGCTCTTTGGGACTACATGGAGCCTCATGCACAGATAGATCATACCGTAGGGATTGCGGTTCTCGCTGTTGTCATACTTGTGCTGTCAAATTTGGCCTCAAATGTACCAACTG TTTTGTTGCTTGGGGGAAGAGTGGCAGCATCAGCAGCAGCCATATCAGCAGCAGATGAGAAGAAGGCATGGCTGATATTAGCTTGGGTGAGCACAGTAGCAGGAAACCTGTCTCTATTAGGATCAGCAGCAAACTTGATAGTGTGTGAACAAGCTAGACGTGCTCCTTATTTAGCGTACAACTTAACTTTCTGGAAACATCTTAAATTTGGACTTCCTTCAACTCTTGTAGTTACTGCTCTTGGTTTAATGCTTATAAGATGA